One Calditrichia bacterium DNA window includes the following coding sequences:
- a CDS encoding single-stranded DNA-binding protein — MAKGTVNKVILIGRLGGDPEIRNTPSGATVGNLNLATNRSYKGKDGNFVEETDWHRVVLWGRTAELAKEYLHKGSRVYIEGRLQTRSWDDQNGKKQYMTEVVCETMQFLDSRNDSGGGYSGGGQSGGNYDQPNFQQPDGIDPQDQDVPF; from the coding sequence ATGGCAAAAGGCACCGTAAACAAAGTCATTTTAATCGGACGTTTGGGTGGTGACCCGGAAATCCGCAACACGCCCAGTGGTGCAACGGTTGGCAATCTCAATCTGGCGACCAATCGTTCCTACAAAGGCAAAGATGGCAACTTTGTTGAAGAAACCGATTGGCATCGCGTTGTGCTTTGGGGACGTACCGCAGAATTAGCAAAAGAATACCTGCACAAAGGCAGCCGCGTTTACATCGAAGGTCGTTTGCAAACCCGCAGTTGGGACGACCAAAACGGGAAAAAACAATACATGACAGAAGTTGTCTGCGAAACCATGCAATTTTTGGATTCCCGCAACGATAGCGGCGGCGGATACTCCGGTGGCGGACAATCCGGCGGAAATTACGATCAACCCAACTTCCAGCAACCAGACGGCATCGATCCGCAAGATCAGGATGTACCGTTTTAA
- a CDS encoding type I restriction enzyme HsdR N-terminal domain-containing protein, which yields MPILNFPQYDFRVQTISDKPQIFDELRKKYVALTPEEWVRQHLVQFLIRERGFPRGLMQIEATLKVYTASRRCDVVAFDREMQPKLIAECKAPDVPINEETFVQIATYNSVLHAPYLLVSNGMDHFCCQLFEDGNLQFLNDLPNYTELK from the coding sequence ATGCCGATACTCAACTTCCCGCAGTACGATTTCCGGGTGCAAACCATCAGCGATAAACCACAGATTTTTGACGAGTTACGCAAAAAATATGTGGCGCTGACACCGGAAGAATGGGTGCGCCAGCATCTGGTGCAATTTTTGATTCGCGAACGCGGTTTCCCGCGCGGATTGATGCAAATTGAAGCCACGCTGAAGGTGTACACCGCCAGCCGCCGCTGCGATGTGGTCGCTTTTGACCGGGAAATGCAGCCGAAATTGATCGCCGAATGCAAAGCGCCGGATGTGCCCATCAATGAGGAAACGTTTGTGCAGATCGCCACTTACAACAGCGTGCTGCACGCGCCGTACTTGCTGGTGAGCAATGGAATGGATCACTTTTGCTGCCAGCTTTTCGAGGACGGCAACCTGCAGTTTTTAAACGATTTACCAAATTATACGGAGTTAAAATGA
- a CDS encoding glycine--tRNA ligase: MDKLVSLCKRRGFIFQSSEVYGGINSCYDYGPLGVELKKNIRELWWKSMVYERDDIEGVDASILMHPRVWEASGHVEGFTDPMIDCRETKSRYREDQLAVYKPKSGNGVMYAFPETNPDHIAKTIKKARISLDDYETVSLTEIAHGEYANIVGPDTDKPGTLTEPRLFNLMFKTFMGPVESDANIVYLRPETAQGIYVNFHNIKESSRQKVPFGIAQIGKAFRNEITPGNFIFRMREFEQMEMQYFVAPGSDDDWFEYWKARRLEWYDRVGIRKEKLRFKEHGPDELAHYAKAAFDIQYEFPFGWSELEGIHNRTDYDLGRHQEFSGKNLLYFDDQTREKFIPYVVETSTGVDRQILTALADAYAEEEDRVVLRFKPTIAPMKAAVFPLVKKDGMPEIAHNIVDGLRKHFRVFYDESAAVGRRYRRQDEIGTPYCITVDSETLENGTVTVRERDSMNQERISQDKIMEYLVERVMA; encoded by the coding sequence ATGGACAAACTTGTATCGCTGTGCAAACGGCGGGGCTTTATCTTTCAGAGTAGTGAGGTTTACGGCGGAATCAACAGTTGTTATGATTACGGTCCGTTGGGTGTGGAACTGAAAAAGAATATCCGGGAATTGTGGTGGAAATCCATGGTTTACGAACGCGACGATATCGAAGGCGTTGACGCCAGCATTTTGATGCACCCGCGCGTTTGGGAAGCCTCCGGGCATGTGGAAGGTTTTACCGATCCGATGATCGATTGCCGCGAAACCAAAAGCCGCTATCGCGAAGACCAGCTTGCGGTGTACAAACCCAAATCCGGCAATGGTGTGATGTATGCGTTTCCGGAAACCAATCCGGATCATATTGCCAAAACCATCAAAAAAGCCCGCATCAGTCTGGATGATTACGAAACCGTGTCGCTCACAGAAATTGCGCACGGCGAATACGCCAACATCGTCGGGCCGGATACGGACAAACCCGGCACGCTCACCGAGCCGCGTCTGTTCAATTTGATGTTCAAAACCTTTATGGGTCCGGTGGAAAGCGATGCCAATATTGTTTATCTGCGACCGGAAACCGCGCAAGGCATTTATGTGAATTTTCATAATATCAAAGAATCATCGCGCCAAAAAGTGCCCTTTGGCATCGCGCAAATCGGCAAAGCTTTTCGTAACGAAATTACCCCGGGCAACTTTATTTTCCGCATGCGCGAATTTGAGCAAATGGAAATGCAATATTTTGTCGCACCCGGCAGCGATGACGATTGGTTCGAATACTGGAAAGCCCGCCGGCTGGAATGGTACGATCGCGTGGGCATCCGCAAAGAAAAATTGCGCTTTAAAGAACACGGACCGGACGAACTGGCACACTACGCCAAAGCCGCGTTCGATATTCAGTACGAATTCCCGTTCGGCTGGAGCGAGCTGGAAGGTATCCACAACCGCACCGATTACGATTTGGGACGTCATCAGGAATTTTCCGGTAAAAACCTGCTGTATTTTGATGATCAAACCCGTGAAAAATTTATCCCGTACGTGGTGGAAACATCCACCGGCGTCGATCGCCAAATTTTAACCGCGCTGGCAGATGCATATGCCGAAGAAGAAGATCGTGTGGTGCTGCGCTTCAAACCGACCATCGCGCCAATGAAAGCCGCCGTTTTCCCCCTCGTGAAAAAAGACGGCATGCCGGAAATCGCCCACAATATTGTGGATGGGCTGCGCAAACACTTCCGGGTTTTTTATGATGAATCAGCCGCGGTTGGTCGCCGTTATCGCCGTCAGGATGAAATCGGCACACCCTATTGTATCACCGTTGATTCCGAAACGCTGGAAAATGGCACGGTTACCGTTCGCGAACGCGATTCCATGAATCAGGAACGTATTTCACAGGATAAAATTATGGAATACCTCGTAGAACGGGTGATGGCATAA
- the rsmA gene encoding ribosomal RNA small subunit methyltransferase A has product MSGIRPKRRWGQNFLNDANISRKIVAAALDAPAPRLVIEIGPGQGALTGMLLASGDPYLGIEVDPQLADLLTVRFAGEPQFNLLQEDVLNVDLTRAANPQKSTVLAGNIPYNITTPILFHLFDAADHIFHAVLMMQKEVGDRLVAQPNSKAYGLLAINSQLFADVERLFTVPASVFSPRPKVDSVVVRLRFKKGVRDQFSDFDLFRKVIRNCFQQRRKMLRKSLSILFPSTLLHKLDANLTLRPEQLTIPQWIDLTEAIYRHLKEEQSG; this is encoded by the coding sequence ATGAGCGGCATTCGCCCGAAACGCCGATGGGGGCAAAATTTTTTGAACGATGCGAACATCTCGCGAAAAATTGTTGCGGCTGCGCTGGATGCACCCGCACCGCGATTGGTGATCGAGATCGGTCCCGGGCAGGGCGCGCTCACCGGAATGCTGCTGGCATCCGGCGATCCGTATCTGGGCATCGAGGTGGATCCGCAATTGGCGGATTTGCTTACGGTGCGATTTGCCGGTGAACCGCAGTTCAATTTATTGCAGGAAGATGTGCTGAATGTCGATTTAACCCGCGCGGCAAATCCCCAAAAATCGACGGTTTTGGCGGGAAATATTCCCTACAACATCACCACGCCGATTTTATTTCACCTGTTCGACGCGGCCGATCACATTTTTCACGCGGTGTTGATGATGCAAAAAGAGGTCGGCGACCGGCTGGTTGCCCAGCCAAACAGCAAAGCGTACGGATTGCTGGCGATCAATTCGCAGTTATTTGCGGATGTCGAGCGGCTGTTCACCGTTCCCGCCAGCGTGTTTTCGCCGCGCCCGAAAGTGGATTCCGTGGTTGTCCGGCTCCGCTTCAAAAAAGGGGTTCGCGACCAGTTTTCCGACTTCGACCTGTTCCGGAAAGTGATCCGCAACTGCTTTCAGCAGCGCCGCAAAATGCTCCGTAAATCATTATCAATCTTGTTCCCTTCAACGCTTTTGCATAAATTAGATGCCAACTTAACCCTGCGTCCGGAACAACTCACCATTCCGCAGTGGATCGATCTAACCGAGGCAATTTACCGCCACCTAAAAGAGGAGCAATCTGGATGA
- the recO gene encoding DNA repair protein RecO codes for MPYFIKTEALVLHATRWRESSKIIHLFTETHGCIGVVAKGALRPKSPFRGVLETLNHVEIVLSHREGRDLQTLTAATLLNAFQHTRDDLPKTAGAFAAAELLHQLFRSHEPVGGFFRFTIDWLQSLNDSRQVESMGYLWHFIFEMSRILGFGWQLSECPQTGNPPDQFPVQLDYREGTLICAGQRSAHIGQTVSLNQQAWQRLAALAECTIDALPEVTNSRHFSRHPDITATLLSHLEHHTESRITLKSLNWYV; via the coding sequence ATGCCCTATTTCATAAAAACAGAAGCACTGGTTCTGCACGCTACCCGTTGGCGCGAATCCAGCAAAATTATTCATCTGTTTACCGAAACGCACGGCTGCATCGGCGTGGTTGCGAAAGGTGCGCTGCGCCCGAAAAGCCCGTTTCGCGGCGTGCTGGAAACGTTGAATCATGTTGAAATTGTGTTGTCGCACCGTGAAGGCCGCGATCTGCAAACGCTGACCGCCGCAACGCTGCTCAACGCGTTTCAACATACCCGCGACGATCTGCCCAAAACCGCCGGTGCATTTGCCGCTGCAGAGTTACTCCACCAATTGTTTCGCAGTCACGAACCGGTTGGCGGTTTTTTTCGCTTTACCATCGACTGGCTGCAATCGCTAAACGATAGCCGGCAGGTGGAATCGATGGGTTATCTCTGGCATTTCATTTTCGAAATGAGCCGGATTCTCGGTTTTGGCTGGCAGCTTTCGGAGTGCCCGCAAACCGGTAATCCGCCGGATCAATTTCCGGTGCAACTGGATTATCGCGAAGGCACGCTAATTTGCGCCGGGCAGCGATCTGCGCATATCGGGCAAACGGTTTCGCTCAACCAACAAGCCTGGCAACGGCTTGCCGCGCTCGCGGAATGCACCATCGACGCGCTGCCGGAAGTCACGAACAGCCGCCATTTCTCCCGCCATCCGGATATTACCGCCACTTTGCTCAGCCATTTGGAGCACCACACCGAAAGCCGCATCACCCTAAAATCCTTAAATTGGTATGTGTAA
- the mgtE gene encoding magnesium transporter, protein MTPSTLDINNEEILDNIKYLLENKQTELVLNILADLHSADIAEMLERLENEYRGPILALLDQETASEVLTELDESIREDVLEVLDSSRIAELVNEMDSDDAADVVSVLSNERATEVLSQVEDEYSEDIQELMHYPEDSAGGIMAKEFVAVNADNTVEEAINELRSKREEVEEIYQCYAIDDFGKLVGSVSLKELILAKPYNLIRHIMDEDVFAIRSDMDQEEVARIFEKYDLVSAPVVNTKHQLIGRITIDDVVDVIQEEAEEDITRIAGIGEEEILEESVWPIVKARIPWLLIAFFGEIVSAWVMQLHQMTIDQILAAAFFVPLVMAMGGSTGQQSSIIVVRGLSTGEINPRDIRRRLTRELRASLVNGLIIAAMIFSIVIFWFKDLSFAIILSGTLLIVILNASIFGAMVPFGFKKIDVDPANATGPLIATFNDVVGLLIYFGLMTLALRYTLIGG, encoded by the coding sequence ATGACACCCTCTACGCTGGACATCAACAACGAAGAAATTCTCGACAACATCAAATATTTGCTCGAAAACAAACAGACCGAATTGGTGCTGAATATTTTGGCGGACCTGCACTCTGCGGACATCGCCGAGATGCTCGAGCGGTTGGAGAATGAATATCGCGGACCGATTCTGGCGTTGCTGGATCAGGAAACAGCCAGCGAAGTGCTCACGGAACTTGACGAATCCATCCGCGAAGATGTGCTGGAAGTGCTGGACAGTTCGCGCATTGCCGAACTGGTGAACGAGATGGATTCGGACGATGCGGCGGACGTGGTTTCGGTACTCTCCAACGAACGCGCCACCGAAGTGCTGTCGCAGGTGGAAGACGAATATTCCGAAGATATTCAGGAATTGATGCACTACCCGGAGGACTCCGCCGGCGGGATTATGGCCAAAGAATTTGTGGCCGTCAATGCCGATAACACCGTGGAAGAAGCCATCAACGAGTTGCGCAGCAAACGCGAAGAAGTGGAAGAAATTTACCAATGTTACGCCATCGACGATTTTGGCAAACTGGTTGGCTCGGTTTCGCTGAAAGAGCTGATTCTTGCCAAACCGTATAACCTCATCCGCCACATTATGGATGAAGATGTGTTCGCCATCCGCAGCGATATGGATCAGGAAGAAGTGGCGCGCATTTTTGAAAAATACGACCTGGTATCCGCACCGGTTGTCAATACCAAACACCAGCTTATCGGGCGCATCACCATCGACGACGTGGTGGACGTTATTCAGGAAGAAGCGGAAGAAGACATCACCCGGATCGCCGGTATCGGCGAAGAAGAAATCCTGGAAGAAAGCGTTTGGCCGATTGTGAAAGCGCGTATTCCCTGGCTGCTGATCGCTTTTTTTGGCGAAATTGTATCCGCATGGGTGATGCAACTTCATCAAATGACCATCGACCAAATTTTGGCAGCGGCTTTTTTTGTGCCGTTGGTAATGGCAATGGGCGGCAGCACCGGACAGCAATCCAGCATTATTGTGGTTCGCGGGCTTTCCACCGGCGAAATTAATCCGCGGGATATTCGCCGCAGGCTGACCCGGGAACTGCGGGCATCGCTGGTCAACGGTTTGATTATCGCCGCGATGATATTTTCTATCGTTATTTTCTGGTTTAAGGATTTATCGTTCGCGATCATCCTGTCCGGCACACTGTTGATTGTCATTCTCAACGCCTCCATTTTTGGGGCAATGGTGCCGTTCGGATTCAAAAAAATAGATGTCGATCCGGCAAATGCAACCGGCCCGCTCATTGCCACATTCAACGACGTTGTCGGATTGCTGATATACTTTGGGCTAATGACGCTGGCACTTCGCTACACCCTCATCGGCGGTTGA